The Gemmatimonadaceae bacterium DNA segment TCTCGTAGCCCTCGGGCAGCGCGGCGATGAACTCGTGCGCGTTGGCGGCGCGGGCCGCCGCCTCGACCTGCTGCTGCGTGTACTGCTCGGCCGCACCGTAGGCGATGTTGGCGCGCACGCTGTCGTTGAAGAGCACGGTGTCCTGCGAGACGATGCCGGTGAGCTGGCGCAGCGAGGTGAGCGTGATCTCCCGCGTGTCGACGCCGTCGAGGAGGATGCGGCCGGCGGTGGGCTCGATGAAGCGCGGGATGAGGTCCACCAGCGTGCTCTTGCCCGCCCCGCTGGCGCCCACGAGCGCGATGACCTCGCCGCGCGCGGCAGTGAAGGAGACGTCGCTGAGCACGGGACGGTCGCCGTAGGCGAAACCCACCGCGTCAAACACCAAGTCGCGCTCCAGCGTCTGAACGCTGCGCGTCCCGCGATCCGACTGCGCTTCGGTGGGCTGGTCGAGCACGTCGAAGAGCCGCTCGGCCGCCGCCAGCGACTGCTGCGCGGTGGTGGGCGCCTGCGAGAGCTGCTTGAGCGGCTGCAAGAGGCGCATCACCAGCACCATAAACGTGATGAGCGTGCCGCCGTCCATCGCGCCGCCACCGAGGACCTCGCGTGCGCCGAGCCAGAGAATGGCCACGGCCACGATGGTGCCCAGCACCTCGGTCATCGGGCCGCTCAGCAGGGCGATGCGCTGGATGCGCGTCATCCCCTTGGAGTAGCGGGCCGAGGCGCCGAGGAAGCGGCCGTCCTCGTAGCGCTCGCCGCGGAAGGACTTCACCAGGCGGATGCCGCTGACGACCTCCTGCAGCACGCTGGTGATCTCACCGTACTCGGCGCGCAGGCGGCGATGCCCCTTGCGCAACTTGCGGAGGATCGGCTGCAGCAGGCCGATGATGAGCGGGGCGACCACCAACGCGTAGAGCGTGAGCCGCGGCGACATCCGGTAGAGGATGACCACCGTGACCGCGAGTTGCGCCGCGTTCTGGATGGTGCGCGTGGCGACCTCGGCGAGGATGGCCTTGGTCTGCTCGGTGTCGGTGAGGATGCGGGCGATGATCTGGCCCGTCTTGGTGCGCGAGAACCAGCCCAAGGGCAGGCGCTGCATATGCGAGAACACCGCCG contains these protein-coding regions:
- a CDS encoding ABC transporter ATP-binding protein, translated to MRLYRRLLTFLRPHSWRLAGNVLFNVIAAALDGIAFTLLIPFLNTLFGLPNAIAQDMGWLTVIQERLIGAFLVPDDPLGSLQGVILVIIAMVALKNVFLWAGGQLGASLQEYITRDLRAAVFSHMQRLPLGWFSRTKTGQIIARILTDTEQTKAILAEVATRTIQNAAQLAVTVVILYRMSPRLTLYALVVAPLIIGLLQPILRKLRKGHRRLRAEYGEITSVLQEVVSGIRLVKSFRGERYEDGRFLGASARYSKGMTRIQRIALLSGPMTEVLGTIVAVAILWLGAREVLGGGAMDGGTLITFMVLVMRLLQPLKQLSQAPTTAQQSLAAAERLFDVLDQPTEAQSDRGTRSVQTLERDLVFDAVGFAYGDRPVLSDVSFTAARGEVIALVGASGAGKSTLVDLIPRFIEPTAGRILLDGVDTREITLTSLRQLTGIVSQDTVLFNDSVRANIAYGAAEQYTQQQVEAAARAANAHEFIAALPEGYETVLGERGTRLSGGQRQRLAIARALLTDPPILILDEATSALDTESERLVQEALDRLLAGRTTFVIAHRLSTIVHATQILVMDEGRIVERGTHDALLARGGAYARLHALQQRGGGDGDA